From the genome of Loxodonta africana isolate mLoxAfr1 chromosome 4, mLoxAfr1.hap2, whole genome shotgun sequence:
TTGTGATAGTTTATGCATATGTGTCTGTATACTCTGATGCAATATGTGAGTAGTCAAACTAGAATGTCACGTCGTAGATGTTAAGCAGTTGTGATAGCACCGTTATTTGAAGGGGAAAATGAGGGACAGGCAAATGTTAGGGtcatgttgttagctactgtcgaGTTGGctgcgactcatggcaaccccacataacAACAGAATGAAGTGCTACCTGGCTGTGCATCATCCTCATTATCACCGGCATGGTTATGGTTATAGGCTAACAATATGTATTTCTACAgtaaaataacatttcaaaacAAGATTATGTTAGATAGTAAGGGAAGAGTACATTTAGACATATGGCTATTTAAATAGCATAGCTGTTGGCGGCcgtttttttgaaaaatttcagaAGTAATTCCAGCTATAAAAAGAACTATTTGTCATTATCTTTGAATAGTTCAGAGTTGATTCTAGCTGGTTCATGTATACTTAAAGCATTACAAAAGGACAGTTTATAAAATTACTGAAACTCTGGAAAACTTACTAGCATGAGTCCAGAGAGAGATACTTTATTACTGATGCCATTTGCATGAAACAATTCTTTTAATAAATGATTTCTATAAGAGTACCAAGATTATTACAAAGAACATTTGGCCTTTATTGCAGCACACCAGCATAGCGCATAGCACTGCGCTTTTTGAATCCAAGTAGAGATTTTATCCATGTTGTGCTTCACTAATCACTGTGCTCACTTTTGTCATCTTGCTTTTCGGAAATACTTTACATCGAGGAGTCATCCAAAAGCAACATGCCTCTGCTAGGGTACTAGTAGTGACCACTGGTGACTAATTCCTGACACCTTCCTCTCATTAGCTCGTAGTCACTTCCCCATATTCTGTCCAtgcttcctttgccatgtgtCTTATATTCATCCTTTCCTTTCACTTTCCCTTTATCCCCTTTCTCAGTTTATAGTCTGATTACTCTCCTTAATTTTGAGGTCATCTATATACTCTGATTCCACCCTGCCTGTCTCAGTTTCCTTTTGCATTACTTCCCTACCATAAGCCTTAGCACTACTTAATCTCATTTCTTGACTGTTTCTTCTGCATAAGCTGTTCAATTTGGAGACAGTTTCTaactatattttcttctttttacttacataagtttttatttttaataaaatatttttattttactttttcataTATACCTTCACCAACAGATTGCTCCATTCCTCATTGTGCTCGCCTTTCTTTAATGTCACCTACTGCTTCTTTAGCATATTTTTTAACACCTTATATGATTCTGTTTAGCACAATTTAAGTATACACGATTCTGTTTAACACAGTTTAacatgtgacccaagccatggtgttttcagtcgcctcatgtgcatgcgaaagctagacgatgaataaggaagagcgaagaagaattgatgcctttgaattgtgttggcgaagaatattgaatatacaatggactggcaaagaacaaacaaatctgtctcggcagaagtatagccagaatgctccttagaagcaaagatggcgtaactatgtctcacattctttggacatgttatcaggaaggtcagtccctggagaaggacatcatggttggtaaaatagagggtcagagaagaagaggaagatcctcaatgagatggactgacacagtgactgcagaaatgggctcaagcataacagtgttgtgaggatggcgcaggactgggcagtgtttcgttctgttgaacgTAGGgttgtgagtcagaaccacctcgatagcacctaacaacaacagcacgtTTCTGCTTCAGCTTTATTGTTTATATTGAtacataaaattttcttttagcttttggggttttttaaatatatttatcttttttctcAAACTAGTTTATGTGCCTCTGATAGGCAGGAGACTGTTTTATACATAGACAAGTAGACAATTACTGATTTAAATGAATGTTATAGAGTACTTTTAAGTCTTAAGTAAAAGAGTGTTATTTGAAATCACTTTTTATTGCCTATATTTGCAAACAAATCTTAGCATTATTTATTCAGacatttgtttttgtcttaaatAAACTTGGgcattgtttttatttgttgacATTATGAGTTGTCGTTTTCTTATTATTAACATTTGGATTTTGCTTGCAAGTTGTGTTTCAGTATTATATAAATGCCTAACGATTAGagaaccagttgccgtcgagtcgagagGGGTCGTTGGGTAGTGTagacagttaagcactaggctgctaatcaaaaggttgtcaGGTTAAACTCACTCAGGTGCCTCAGAGAAAGCtctgctgatctgcttctgaaggatcacagccactgacaaccctgtgGACCCCAGTTCTGctcgcacatggggttgcctggAGTCAGGATCAGCACCGAGACAGCTGGTTGGGTGTCTGGTGACGGTGAAGGGACAACAGATGTCTCCTATAATGATTATGCCACGTTTAAAAAGTGTCGTATTATTTGAGCATAGTTTCGCTGAGACTTTGTCAACGTTccgttcaatttttttttttctttttacttgtcTTCTAGTTCATCATTCTCGTTGTTGATAGCATTGACAGGGAACGACTAGCTATTACGAAAGAAGAATTATACAGAATGTTGGCTCATGAGGTAAATTCTGAAagcaatcttttaaaaaatggagtAAAGTGTGCACTGATTTTGTTCTTTTACAGAGATTAATGTGGTAGGATGTTTTTTCATCATTAACAAAATTTCATATGTTGAATTGATCAGATTCTTGAAGTCAGAATTTTCACTACTTTTTCAAACTTAAAGAAACTAACAAGTTAATTTATAGACTACTGTTAtggaaaaaatgtttaaaagttaAAACTACTTATAAATGCCTTTTTAAGGAAGTCTGATAGATTAAATTGAGTCAAGAAAGGGGAAACCTTAAATGTTTTCCCCTCAAGAGTTgtataactgaaaattctttaaTGAATAGTTTAAGATCTCTtaattctgaaatattttaggtaTATAAAAAACTTAGGGAATAAGAAATACTTATGAACTTGTCATTCACTCTATCAGACATGAGACCTTTGCAGTCTGATTTCTTTCCCTTCGTTCTCTGAGGTATTCACTATGCTAAAAGTAGTCTTTGTCATATATgtgcatttttatacttttaccaCATTTTTAATTATCCCTAAATTGTAGAGAATATTGTGTTCCATGCTCTTGAAACTTTATGTAACGGTATTATTATATACATACCTTTCTGtaactcaccttttttttttggcacaacATTGAGATTTATCCTTGTTAGTACATACACCTTTGGTTCATTCCTTTTAAGAATtatatagtattccactgtgtaaatATACTACAATTGATCTGTTCTTCTGTTAATGAACATTTAGGTTACTGCTAGtatttttataatataaacaatactgcagtgaacattgatcAATGAGTTTAGGTTATATAAAGGGGAATAAGTACAAAGTATTGCCCAGCCCCCCTACACTCCCTTACTATACTTTAAATTTTGGAGAAATTTACAATTAGAATATTGCTCACATAGTTTAAAGTCAGTATTTAAGattcaagtttatttttttttagttgattcCTTTGACCCAACAATAGAAAAATTAATCCTAATTATCTGACTTATCTGTCTTTATTAGACTGAATCATTAAGTCATGgttattagaattttttttcaataagcGTTTGAAATAATTGGTAGTACCTAATCATTTCAAACCAGAAGGGTTTTATTAGAACTGTCCAGGAGTGTATATTTTACCCTGCTCCAGTGGTTTTATATGAGTTGTGACGTTCATATTGATTGCAGGATTTACGAAAGGCTGCAGTCCTTATCTTTGCAAATAAACAGGATATGAAAGGGTGCATGACGGCAGCTGAAATCTCTAAATACCTCACCCTTAGTTCTATTAAGGAtcatccatggcatattcagtccTGCTGTGCTTTAACAGGAGAAGGGTAAGTGCTAATCAACTGTGGGGAGAGATGACTTCTTCCAGATTACTCTGTCAACATTTTTAGATCAaattgtcttcctcttttatctgatttcttttcttttctttggtctTTATATCAAAGATGGTTTTTATTTTGCGCCTCAGGCTTACAATAATTTTAGTAGACAAAATTACTGACATTTTTTCTAACTAACTTTTaatacaaatgttttaccaaacTGTTTTTttcactgtgctttaagtgaaagtttacaacacaagttagtttctcatacaaaaatttatatacacattgttatgtgaccctggttgctctctctataatatAACAGTACACTcctcatttccaccccagatttcctgtgtccatgcAACCAGCTccagtccctttctgccttctcatctggacAGGAGTTGCCTGTTCAGTCTcgtatatctacttgaactaagaagcatgctcttcatgagtatcattgtatatatcttacagtccagtctaatctttgtctgaagagttggtgtcaggaacggttttagttctgggttagcagagagtCCAGGGCCATGACTTCCAGGGCTCTTTcactcagtcagatcattaagtctggtcttctaactagaatttgagttctgcaccccgcttttctccgtcagggactctctgttgtgttgcctgtcagggcagtcgttggtggtagccgggcaccatctagtccttctggtctcaggctgatggttgttgttgttgttgttgttaggtgccctcgaatcggttctgactcatagcgaccctatgcacaacagaacgaaacactgcccggtcctgcgccatccttacaatcgttgttatgcttgagctcattgttgcagccactgtgtcagtccaccttgttgagggtcttcctcttttctgctgaccctgtaccctgccaagcattatgcccttctccacagaccgatccctcctgatgacatgtccaaagtatgtaagacatagtcttgccatctttgcctctaaggagcattctggccacacttcttccaagacagatttgtttgttcttttgggagtccatggtatattcaatattcttcgccaacaccacaattcaaaggcgtcaactcttcttcggtcttccgtattcattgtccagctttcacatgcatacgatgtgattgaaaataccatggcttgggtcaggcgcaccttagtcttcagggcggcatctttgctcttcaacgctttgaagaggtcctttgcagcagatttgcccaatgcaacccgtcttttgatttcttgactgctgcttccatgggtcttgattgtggatccaagtaaaacgaaatccttgacaacttcagtcttttctctgtttatcatgatgttgctcattggtccagttgtgaggatttttgttttctttatgttgaggggtaatccatactgaaggctatggtctttgatcttcattagtaagtgcttcaagtcctcttcactttcagcaagcaaggttgtgtcatctgcataatgcaggttgttaatgagtcttcctccaatcctgatgccccattcttcttcatatagtccagcttctcggattatttgttcagcatactgattgaataggtatggtgaaagaatacaaccctgacgcacacctttcctgactttaaaccaatcagtatccccttgttctgtccaaacaactgcctcttgatctacgtaaaggttcctcaggagcacaattaagtgttctggaattcccattcttcgcaatgttatccataatttgttatgatccacagaggcgaatgcctttgcatagtcaataaaagacaggtaaacatccttctggtattctctgctttcagccaggatccacctgacatcagcagtgatatccctggttccacgtcctctcctgaaaccagcctgaatttctggcagttccctgtcgatatactgctgcagccgtttttgaatgatcttcagcaaaattttgcttgtgtgtgatatttttgaatgatcttcagcaaaattttgcttgtgtgtgatattaatgatattgttctataatttctacattcggttgggagtaggcataaatatggatctcttccagtccgttggccaggaagctgtcttccatatttcttggcatagagtgagcacctccagcactgcatctgtttgttgaaacatctccattgatattccatcaattcccggagtcttgtttttcgtcaatgcctttagagcagcttggacttcttccttcagtaccataggttcctgatcatatgccacctcttgaaattgttgaatatcgactaattctttttggtataatgactctgtattccttccatcttcttttgatgcttcctgcttcgtttaatattttccccacggaatccttcactattgcaactcaaggcttgaattttttttcagttctttcagcttgagaaatgccaagtgtgttcttcccttttggtcttccatctccagctctttgcacaggtcattataatactttactttttcttcttgagaggccctttgaaatcttctgttcagttcttttacttcatcaattcttccttttgcattagctgctcgacgctgaagagcaagtttcagagtctccactgacatccatcttggtcttttctttctttcctgtcttttcagtgacctcttactttcttcatgtacgatgttcttgatgtcattccacaactcgtgtggtcttcggtcactagtgttcaatgtgtcaaatctattcttgagatggtctctaaattcaggtgggatatactcaaggtcatattttggccctcgtggacttgctctgattttgttcagtttcagcttgaacttgcatatgagcaattgatggtctgttccacagttggcccctggccttgtcctgactgatgatattaagcttttccatcgtctctttccacagatgtagtcaatttgatttctgtgtgttccgtctggcgagaTCCGTGTgtgtagtcgccgtttatgttggtgaaagaaggtatttgcaatgaagaagtcattggtcttgcaaaattctatcatttgatctctggcattgtttctgtcaccaaggccatattttccaactactgatccttcttctttgtttccaactttggctttccaatcaccagtaattatcaatgcatctcgattgcatgtttgatcaatttcagactgcagcagctgataaaaatcttctatttcttcatctttggccctagtggttggtgcataaatttgaataatattcgtattaactggtcttccttgtaggcatatggatattatcctatcactgacagtgttgtacttcaggatagatcttgaaacgttctttttgaggatgaatgcaacaccattcctcttcaagttgtcattcccagcatagtagactatatgatcgtccgattcagaatggccaataccagtccatttcaggtcactaatgcctagaatatcaatgtttatgcgttccatttcatttttgacgatttccaattttcctagatccatgcttcgtacattccgggttccaattattaatggatgtttgcagctgtttcttcttattttgagtcgtgccacatcagcaaatgaaggtcccgaaagccttactccatccacatcattaaggttgactctactttgaggaggcagctcttccccagtcatcttttgagtgccttccaacctggggggctcatctgccagcactatatcagacaatgttccactgctattcataaggttttcactggctaatgcttttcagaagtagactgccgggtccttcttcctagtctgccttagtctcgaagctcagctgaaacctgtcccccttGAGTGACTGTGCTGGTAttataccagtggcataacttccagcaacacacaagcccccacagtacgacaaactgacagacacatggggggcaggctgatggagtctctggtttatgtggcctttctgtctcttgggctaatattttccttatgtctttagtgttcttcattcccctttgctgcaggtgggttgggaccaattgatgtatcttagatggccactcgctagcttttaagactccagacaccactcaccaaagtgggatgcagaacattttcttaataaactttgggcATAACGAACTTTTGATTTAAGTTTTCACAATCCAGATTTTATTGCTGTTcctttcttgcttttttcatttacTAACTAGAAGGAAACTAGACTGCTACCTGAATTAAAAAGGGGCTTTAAAGAAATTTCACTCCTACAAAAGCTTAAGCCTAAGCATCCTAGCTTTCTTCAAGAGTTCATCTTCTTTATTATTAGGGGTCCTTCTGGACACAATTCTAGGCAATAAACATTTGAAACAAATGCTATCATTGTGTCTTTTTCCTTTCCTAAGAGTTTGAGTGTGGATATAGTACACCAAGTAGAGCCCAGTGTGTTATATATGGATTACCCAGtttatttctaggaatttattttttcctcaaatCCAACTGAccttcctagtttttttttagacTAGAAATGGCTTGCAATATCATATCTGTGTATAGACTTTTTGGCCTCTGCTTTTAAGATTGGGCCATAAACATTCCAGTCTTTAGAATTTAGGAGGGGAGGGTAAAGTGCCTACTATCTTTCTATAGTTATTTCAGTTTTAGTTATGTacagaaaaaaggagagagggTGGCTCTTTGCAACCTTAATGGCAAAACTCCTAAATCTGTATCTTCAAGGTGAAATTGAAGCAATTCACACATTATCCAACTAATTATGATAATTTTAAGTAAACCTTGCATTTAACATTGTCACTGAAATGTGTAAGTAATTATTTTAGTATCAACTTTTGGATAAGATTGAAAAATAATAAGTATGCTGTCCGTTTTTAAGTACAAAGCTTCTGATTTAGAAAATACATCTATCTTTTGTTTCAGGTTGTGTCAAGGTCTAGAGTGGATGACCTCCCGGATTGGTGTGAGATAACTTTTTTCCTCAAAAGAGACTGTTCTATTTATTCTGTGAACATGAACATTTTTTTCTGGTACCGTTGGCTGCTAAGGCAGCAGCATGTTTAATTTATAACAACACAAACCTCTATGAGCAACACTTGAATCAAGTGCAGCTGAACTGGAACGTAAAAGattttttcttaccttttttttaatgcactaaTCTTCAGTTGGATGAACATAATGTATAACTATGTTTTCAGCAACGAAATTCTTCTGATTCCTTATTCTAATTATTCAGTGACTACCTTGTGAGAAATGTTTGTCATATGTTTAATGTTTTCTGAAATATTGTAATGACCCTGATGACCAATTCCATTCATTTATTGACCTTCCCGCCCCCAGATAATTACCGTTTTAACAAAGCAGTAGTGAAAACCATCAGATATTGCTTGCAGACTTCTCTATTCTTAATATTTGCCCCCTCTATAAACCACTTACCTTTTGGACAGAatttacagaggaaaaaaaatctgcttaGAGAATATAcacaaggaaaattaaaaatcatgAGACTTTACCTTTAAATGAGTAACTTTCCCCACATCACTGCAAGTCATTGAATAATTTTAAGTCACTATTAGCTTGGAAATTAAATGGTTATAACCTAAAAGAATTAAGGTCGCTCTTCTGCCTGTGAATTGGGGAATGGGAAAATAGGCCTTCTTATTCACATTTGATCAAAAATTCATCAAGGTAAAAGGTTTATTTGACAGCCCAGCTTTGGTGGTAGGTTCTGTTGGTTCAATCGTATATTTTTGGAACGTCACGTTATTGAAGGCTCACATAACCGCAGGAAGTCACGATCGCACACCAGCACTGAAAGTAAAGCAAGACACGGGAGATGTATTTTATTATCAATTACAGACAATTTTATTATCAGGAAAGGTTCAGTTGTTCCGTTTGCAAGGGTTATCACATCTACTGTAGGTACTGATTTGGCTGATAGCTAAATCAGAAGTGTAAGTAGTTCATATTGTTTCTTGAAATTCAAAAATTGTGTGTGTCCGTAATAGCATttctcccaccagcagtacatttCTTAAAGCACCATGTGGCTTTCCTTAAGTCCATGTGAAGTTTTAGTATAATAGGCTTGAAGCAGTTGCCATGTTTGTAGTTACATTTCGTGTTTAAAATCTTTTCACTGGATTGTAGACAACTTCCAGATTTAATCCAGGTTCTTAGAATATTACTATGAGAATCAAACTTAGCACACTAACAGcttataaattaaatttaaaaagaaaaggccaTGATCTATAAAAAGTGTATTGGATAGCATCAAAAAGTTTTTGAGGCAGTTGTCTAATATGAACGGAACCTAAACATTGCATACCTTAAATGAAGAGGGAGGACAAGTATTCTAATTTTGATTCTGTTTATTTCAAGTATGTGATTTTGTTATAATGAAAGGGATAAAATGCATACTTAAAGAACAATACATTtttgcgggtttttttttttttaatttgggtcaAATATAAGATTCAGTGTTCATAAGAATATCAGAATACCTGTTCAAAagctgtattttaattttttttatttgtaaattggCTTAAATTTTATCTTGTTTTCAGGTGTATTGGGTTTATTATATTTAGTTAAAATTAATGTGGTaacatttttctgatttcccttcaGTGGTAGCACATCTCAAAACTGAAGAGTCAGAGTAAAGTTTCCTGGGTTTTGGGAACTAGTTGTTGACTTTGTTTTGAACCTTTTTCTTAGTGATCCTATAGCAGATAGAACataagggtttttttgttttcttaatcaaCAAGACAAGAAAAAAGCAGACTTAAATCAATATGGCTACTTTGTGGTTTGTGGGGGAGGCAGGGAAGGAAAATTATGAAAATACCATTTACCTAAAGCACACTTTGCCTGCATTTCTGTCTTGGATATATGTAGGTTAGCCAGAAGTACTAAGGATAATTCTCAAAGTCTGTTTTGAAAAAAGCATATTCAGTACTCCTGTATGCATTCTTATGAAATGATTATCTGCCCTTTTGTATCTAGATATGATTGGCTGGCTCAGTTTTCTTCTATCAGAATATCTGCTTATTTTTTATATTACCACATCAGCATTATATTGAAAGTGTTTTTAATAGTTGATTGTATTTTGTCAAACAACTACTAGTATAGACTCAAATTtgctatttaatttttaaaatacaatttattttctaaagcttttttaaaacatgtttattTTGAATTAGAAATGACTTATGCTAGCTGTGTGTTGAAGATGAACTTGGCATCCAACGAGATTTTGTACTGACAGTTGGGAAAAGTTCAATTAAGAACTTTAAgacttttcaaaaatattttataagttCTCATtagatatttttgttatagtaaTATGAAAGCCATCATCCTTTACTCCAAGAGAATGTTTTAGCCCAATCAAGTATCTAATACTTTATGAAGCATTAATTGTCATTCACTTTAACTCAATTAAATATAAGATACTGTCTGATAAAAATGTACATTTGTAATTGATTAGTGCCTTTATTCCTATTTTCAGATAAATTCCCAATTGTGTACTATACCTGTTCTTTGGAGGTCAGATTAGCAAGCAGATTTATTTAATAATGAAATATTCATTTGCATTTCACCCTCCCCTTCAACTCCAGGTATTTTCTAGAAAAATTTCTAATAAGTAGTAGAAAGCAAGTAAGCACATTACCCTTGGGAGATTATCCTACATTCTGCTTTTAATTTGAGGATGAGGAAATTGAACATTAATTGATGTCTTTTCAATATATTGTTATAACTAAATATAAAACTACTACCTTTGTAAATTCAAATATGGCATTTATCTTAATTTTGAACCtgttactttcttcatttttaaaccaATCATTCTTACTGAAGCCTTTCGAAAACTCTTTTAGTGATTAACAGGCCCTTTTACGTGGGAATATATTGCATATTTTGAATTGTTGATATAATTCCTTGAAATCTGAAGTGTACATAATCTATTAAAAAACTAAAGATGAAATATACAATTTTTACTTTTAGGCTCTTGTGTTAGTATCTTAAAGGTATATATAATCacctatattctgtattcattAAAGGAAAGACAATAAATTCAAATTCCATTgctacaaataatttttaaatgcataCCACCTCTGTAGCTATAGTCATTTTGATTAAGCATAATTTAACCTTCTGTATCTATATTATAAagtgaaaataattatttttctatGGAAATAGTGAATGATATAGACAGTGTTGTAAATAGTATGCTACCAAGAATTATGGGACAtcctaaagcaaaaagaagaaagaaaacagtaaaagcttttttgttgttgtttttggcttttttggtatattttagGGAAAGTTATATACAGACTTGTTTCTGACTAgtattctcatttaatccttatctATGTGAAACCATATCAGTAGAAAAATGTGCTGGTATTATGCCTAAATAGATAAATCGCATTTTATCTATTTGGATTCAGAAAACTTCACATATAGTTCAGTTTTAAaggatattttatgttttttacgAGTAATTTATTTCAAGATAGCATGGTATATTAAAAAGAATGTCATGCTTTTGAAAGAAGTAGATTTAAATCTTAATTTGGCCATTAATTGTCTTACTGACTTCAGGTCATTTATTTACTGTCcatgtatttccttttttctctctctctgctgaggAACCTAAGCAAACTAGAGCTCTAATATTTTTTGGTCTTAAAATCCTGAATCCTTGTATACTATTACTAAAATTGGAAAACCCAGAATATAGTAGGAAAAGACATGTAATATGAAATTAAATTCATTTGTATTATTTGATTGCTACAGAGGTTTCAAAcacagcaaaaattgtgaggatggcacaggaccaggcagtgtttcattctgttgtacataggttgctgtgagttggaactgactgcacagcacctaacaacaacacccatTTATCCCTTCATTTCATATGTGAATACAATCAATTACAGTATAAGTAAGTGGTATGACTTGAACTGATAGCTAGTGACAATGCAAAAAAACAAGCCATACATATGCTAAGAAAATTATGTTAAGCTTCTTATTATATACCAGTGTGTGTTGGTGGAAATACTCTGTTCTAGGGGTTTTACCTTGCTCATTTTTCTGGCATTTACTACTTGGATGGAAGTGGTTAGTTTGTTCAATTTATTCGCTTTAAGTACCACCTCAACCTATAATTTTGTTTGACTTTCTAGTATTGAAAGTATAGTGTAGTCATGATGTCAGTATGTGTTACAAGTGTCTGTATATATCTGAAAGTGGTTTATAGTCAATATTaattttttcagtaatgtctAATCCTTATCCGTTTAGTATTAATATGGAGTCTAAAATCCAAAAG
Proteins encoded in this window:
- the ARL5B gene encoding ADP-ribosylation factor-like protein 5B isoform X1, with the translated sequence MMGLIFAKLWSLFCNQEHKVIIVGLDNAGKTTILYQFLMNEVVHTSPTIGSNVEEIVVKNTHFLMWDIGGQESLRSSWNTYYSNTEFIILVVDSIDRERLAITKEELYRMLAHEDLRKAAVLIFANKQDMKGCMTAAEISKYLTLSSIKDHPWHIQSCCALTGEGLCQGLEWMTSRIGVR
- the ARL5B gene encoding ADP-ribosylation factor-like protein 5B isoform X2, whose translation is MNEVVHTSPTIGSNVEEIVVKNTHFLMWDIGGQESLRSSWNTYYSNTEFIILVVDSIDRERLAITKEELYRMLAHEDLRKAAVLIFANKQDMKGCMTAAEISKYLTLSSIKDHPWHIQSCCALTGEGLCQGLEWMTSRIGVR